In a single window of the Papaver somniferum cultivar HN1 chromosome 8, ASM357369v1, whole genome shotgun sequence genome:
- the LOC113302215 gene encoding cytochrome c oxidase subunit 6b-2 gives MDEIELKTAPVDFRFPTTNQSRHCFTRYIEFHRCVASKGEEAGECDKFAKYYRSLCPGEWVDKWNEQRESGTFAGPL, from the exons ATGGACGAG ATTGAATTGAAAACGGCACCTGTTGATTTCCGATTCCCGACAACAAATCAGTCTAGACACTGTTTTACTCGCTACATCGAGTTTCACCG ATGTGTTGCATCCAAAGGTGAAGAAGCTGGTGAATGTGACAAGTTCGCCAAATATTATCGTTCCCTCTGCCCTGGTGAATGG GTTGATAAGTGGAATGAACAGAGGGAGAGTGGAACTTTTGCTGGTCCTCTTTAA